From the genome of Bordetella sp. H567, one region includes:
- a CDS encoding GntR family transcriptional regulator: protein MEDIEPLDAGTPTLARMTYDRLRADVLGGLWQPGRKLLMHELRERYQVGASPLREALNRLASEQWVVHNDQRGFSVAQASQAQLDDLVATRISIESLALAQAFARRTPEWEEKLVLAFHRMTRTPRSVGQDSYEENPEWERLHRAFHLALLAGCGSPLLLGFCEQLYDQAYRYRQLAARKSYKQRKEMDEHRAVFDAVMEDRLGDAQRLLAEHYRRTASIYQGAT from the coding sequence ATGGAAGACATCGAGCCGCTGGACGCCGGTACCCCTACCCTGGCGCGCATGACCTACGATCGGCTGCGCGCGGATGTGCTGGGCGGCCTGTGGCAACCGGGCCGCAAGCTGCTGATGCACGAGCTGCGCGAGCGCTATCAGGTAGGGGCCAGCCCCTTGCGGGAAGCGCTGAACCGGCTGGCCAGCGAACAATGGGTGGTGCACAACGACCAGCGCGGCTTCAGCGTCGCGCAGGCCAGCCAGGCGCAGCTGGACGACCTGGTGGCCACGCGGATATCCATCGAATCGCTCGCATTGGCGCAGGCCTTCGCGCGCCGGACGCCGGAATGGGAAGAAAAGCTGGTTCTGGCGTTTCACCGCATGACGCGCACGCCGCGCTCCGTCGGCCAGGACAGCTATGAAGAGAACCCGGAATGGGAGCGCCTGCACCGCGCGTTCCACCTGGCCCTGCTGGCGGGCTGCGGGTCGCCCCTGCTGCTAGGCTTTTGCGAACAGCTCTACGACCAGGCCTATCGCTATCGCCAACTGGCCGCGCGCAAGTCATACAAGCAGCGCAAGGAAATGGACGAACACCGCGCGGTGTTCGATGCGGTGATGGAAGACCGGCTGGGCGATGCGCAGCGTTTGCTTGCCGAGCACTATCGGCGCACCGCAAGCATCTATCAAGGGGCGACCTGA
- a CDS encoding fumarylacetoacetate hydrolase family protein → MAKLARIATQPGGPAQWAVQQGQDLLGLGDSVPAGEHDTAWLRLAAEGVPAAMLQRAARLDMDKVEWRMPVARPGKIICLGLNYAAHAAEGGNAKPEYPSFFMRGATSLIAHEAPLVRPKVSDKLDFEAELAVIIGQRARHLDESNALRAVAGYACFNDGTLRDYQRRTSQWTIGKNFDGTGAFGPWLVPAADLPPGAQGLKIQSRLNGQVMQSDDTGHMIVTVAHALTLLTEVLTLEPGDVIAMGTPAGVGYARTPPAWMQPGDRIEIDIENVGLLSNPIVQEDV, encoded by the coding sequence ATGGCAAAACTGGCGCGTATCGCGACCCAGCCCGGCGGCCCGGCGCAATGGGCGGTTCAACAGGGGCAGGATCTTCTGGGCCTGGGCGACAGCGTCCCGGCCGGCGAGCACGACACCGCCTGGCTGCGGCTCGCGGCCGAAGGCGTCCCCGCGGCCATGCTGCAACGGGCAGCGCGCCTGGACATGGACAAGGTCGAATGGCGCATGCCCGTGGCGCGTCCAGGCAAGATCATCTGCCTGGGACTCAACTACGCCGCCCATGCCGCCGAAGGCGGCAACGCCAAACCGGAATACCCCAGCTTCTTCATGCGCGGCGCCACCTCGCTGATTGCGCATGAGGCGCCCCTGGTGCGGCCCAAGGTCTCGGACAAACTCGACTTCGAGGCGGAACTGGCCGTGATCATCGGCCAGCGCGCCCGCCACCTGGACGAATCCAATGCGCTGCGCGCGGTGGCCGGCTATGCCTGCTTCAACGACGGCACGCTGCGCGACTACCAGCGCCGCACGTCCCAATGGACCATAGGCAAGAATTTCGACGGTACCGGCGCCTTCGGCCCGTGGCTGGTGCCCGCGGCCGACCTGCCGCCCGGCGCCCAGGGCCTGAAGATCCAGTCGCGCCTGAACGGCCAGGTCATGCAAAGCGACGACACCGGCCACATGATCGTGACGGTGGCCCATGCCCTGACCCTGTTGACGGAAGTGCTGACGCTGGAACCCGGCGACGTCATCGCCATGGGCACGCCGGCGGGCGTCGGCTATGCCCGCACGCCGCCGGCATGGATGCAGCCCGGCGACCGCATTGAAATCGACATCGAGAACGTCGGGCTACTGTCCAACCCCATCGTCCAGGAGGACGTCTGA
- a CDS encoding polysaccharide deacetylase family protein, giving the protein MEPVITRLPDDFRWPGGHRVAVIFNIAYEAWSDGQAPGIGPMGNVLKPGYFDTNAHSWASFGLVRGIHRLLAIAERQGVKTSVMVNGVICERDPATVKRLAGLGHEIVNHSWGMDVIPVYLDEAGERANLARNHALLAGTAGVAPVGWISPRGTGSAITSRLLAEAGYLHHGDVNDDDRPYVMDFGGKRIVGIPLTMDVNDLPTCVRYGQGPRHMLDTFNDAFAALRAEPVPLMMDVTAHTHVMGRASGAWVYEEIIRRVKASGDVWICTREQMARHVLNAL; this is encoded by the coding sequence ATGGAGCCGGTCATCACCAGACTGCCCGACGATTTCCGCTGGCCCGGCGGCCACAGGGTGGCCGTCATCTTCAACATCGCCTACGAAGCCTGGTCGGACGGCCAGGCGCCCGGCATCGGGCCCATGGGCAATGTCCTGAAGCCTGGGTACTTCGACACCAATGCGCATTCCTGGGCCAGCTTCGGCCTGGTCCGCGGCATACATCGCTTGCTGGCGATCGCCGAGCGGCAAGGCGTGAAGACCAGCGTGATGGTCAACGGCGTGATCTGCGAGCGCGATCCCGCGACGGTGAAGCGGCTGGCTGGACTCGGCCACGAGATCGTCAATCATTCCTGGGGCATGGACGTCATCCCCGTTTACCTGGACGAGGCCGGCGAGCGCGCGAACCTGGCGCGCAATCATGCGCTGCTTGCCGGCACCGCCGGGGTCGCGCCCGTGGGCTGGATCAGTCCGCGGGGCACCGGCAGCGCCATCACTTCACGCCTGCTTGCCGAGGCCGGCTACCTGCATCACGGCGATGTCAACGACGACGACCGGCCCTATGTGATGGACTTCGGCGGCAAGCGCATCGTCGGCATTCCCCTGACCATGGACGTCAACGATTTGCCGACCTGCGTGCGCTACGGACAGGGGCCGCGCCATATGCTGGACACCTTCAACGACGCCTTCGCCGCCCTGCGCGCGGAGCCGGTCCCACTGATGATGGACGTAACGGCGCATACGCATGTGATGGGCCGGGCGTCCGGTGCCTGGGTTTACGAGGAAATCATCCGCCGCGTGAAAGCCTCCGGAGATGTGTGGATCTGCACGCGCGAGCAGATGGCGCGCCATGTGTTGAACGCGCTGTAA
- a CDS encoding tripartite tricarboxylate transporter substrate binding protein, which yields MTRRSMRSALACAALTLLPMLGYAQDSWPTGPIRFVVAFAPGGPADIIGRLLAQQLTPALGQNVVVENRPGAAGSVAAAMVARARPDGYTFLIDTSAYAVNPAMQRDLQFDSEKDLTPAALVASTPNLLVIAPTLKPRTLKEVMAAARDGSYNYGTAGAGTTPHLTAEYLFKVLGKVPITHVPFQGAGPALNAAMSSQVQLASVALPPAVELVKSGRVRALVVTSNRRSAALPDVPTVAESGFPGFEDVTWVAVFAPAGTPQPILEKFNQAVTRLQKDPAFLARLTAIGFEPQGGSLPQVRDYVHGEFAKWVRVVNTTGAKVN from the coding sequence ATGACCCGCCGTTCCATGCGGTCCGCGCTCGCGTGCGCGGCGCTGACGCTGCTTCCCATGCTGGGCTACGCGCAGGACAGCTGGCCCACGGGCCCCATCCGCTTTGTCGTGGCCTTCGCCCCCGGCGGCCCTGCCGATATCATCGGGCGCCTGCTCGCCCAGCAGCTGACGCCGGCGCTGGGGCAGAATGTGGTGGTGGAAAACCGCCCTGGCGCCGCGGGTAGCGTCGCGGCGGCCATGGTGGCGCGGGCCAGGCCCGACGGCTATACCTTCCTGATCGACACCAGCGCGTACGCGGTGAACCCGGCCATGCAGCGCGACCTGCAATTCGATTCCGAAAAGGACCTGACGCCCGCCGCGCTGGTGGCCTCGACGCCCAACCTCCTCGTCATCGCGCCGACGCTCAAACCCCGCACGCTGAAGGAAGTCATGGCCGCGGCGCGCGATGGCAGCTACAACTATGGGACGGCCGGCGCCGGCACCACGCCGCACCTGACGGCCGAATACCTGTTCAAGGTCCTGGGCAAGGTGCCCATTACCCACGTGCCCTTCCAGGGCGCCGGCCCGGCGCTGAACGCCGCCATGAGTTCGCAGGTGCAATTGGCCAGCGTGGCCCTGCCGCCAGCCGTGGAGCTGGTGAAGTCGGGCCGCGTGCGCGCGCTGGTGGTGACGAGCAATCGCCGGTCCGCGGCCTTGCCCGACGTGCCCACCGTGGCGGAATCGGGCTTTCCCGGCTTCGAGGACGTGACCTGGGTGGCCGTATTCGCGCCGGCGGGCACGCCGCAACCCATCCTGGAAAAATTCAACCAGGCGGTGACGCGATTGCAGAAGGATCCGGCGTTCCTGGCCCGGCTGACCGCCATCGGCTTCGAGCCGCAGGGCGGCAGTCTGCCCCAGGTCCGCGATTACGTGCACGGCGAATTCGCCAAATGGGTGCGCGTGGTGAATACGACGGGCGCCAAGGTGAACTGA